In one window of Arachis ipaensis cultivar K30076 chromosome B06, Araip1.1, whole genome shotgun sequence DNA:
- the LOC107605459 gene encoding ubiquitin carboxyl-terminal hydrolase 18: protein VAEGTEWDLKWFLQWLSFALVIALALHTFVKDTASKYFQRNSNNRFDNPLQQPMPGVLDDPSCAACGARATKKCSRCKAVRYCSQECQQSHWKSGHKAKCTVNSNKNGTNNCVSKPSAAGEKSSSSIALIPSSKTSRPIKKPKDVLFPYDEFIKFFNSEKPGFPPCGLLNCGNSCFGNVVLQCLSFTRPLVAYLLEKGHHRECSCNSDWCFLCEFEAHVERTRSSSQAFSPTSILSRLSNISGTLGCGSQEDAHEFMRLCIDAMQSVCLDEFGGEKAVPPKLQETTLIQHIFGGRLQSEVFCTKCENISKQYENMMDLTVEIHGDAASLEECLDQFTAKEWLHGENMYKCDGCKDYVKAWKRLTVNRAPNILTIALKRFQSGRFGKLNKRISFPETLNLSPYMSEAGDGSDIYKLYAVVVHIDMLNASFFGHYICYIKDFNGNWYRIDDWKVTKVDMEEVLSQGAYMLLYNRSSAQPSSLQIQATESSEPAPAQTVKVEREQGPNELVECLSNMNAQAATCNGAREVSPSYSSPEPKVSGNKYEPLSGMNADAKGEHSEDVDISDAEPTDVTNISSSKVESSDIPISPADKDSRNVDMDQSQAKTSGCTEKKDDTHTVRSGPSPVSPTNFAVSMGRQNMGENLEHNTEVVKCKLTTKDNAYCANGNGNGYASANKSITAVEDAETDQGNEANKVGIKGDKLIM from the exons GTGGCGGAAGGAACGGAGTGGGATCTGAAGTGGTTCCTTCAGTGGCTATCCTTCGCACTTGTTATCGCCCTTGCCTTGCACACTTTCGTTAAGGACACAGCCTCTAAGTACTTTCAACGTAACAGCAATAACCGTTTCGATAACCCACTCCAACAACCAATGCCTGGCGTTCTCGACGACCCTTCCTGCGCCGCGTGTGGAGCACGCGCCACCAAGAAGTGCTCGCGATGCAAAGCTGTTCGATACTG CTCGCAAGAATGCCAACAGTCACATTGGAAGTCCGGACATAAGGCGAAGTGTACAGTAAATTCGAATAAAAATGGGACTAACAATTGTGTGTCAAAGCCTTCGGCAGCTGGGGAGAAAAGTTCATCTTCAATTGCATTGATACCAAGTTCCAAAACTTCGAGGCCTATCAAGAAGCCTAAAGAT GTTCTTTTTCCTTACGATGAATTCATTAAATTCTTTAACTCGGAAAAGCCAGGATTTCCTCCTTGTGGACTCCTGAATTGTGGAAACAG TTGCTTTGGAAATGTGGTTCTTCAGTGTCTCTCATTCACAAGGCCACTTGTTGCGTACTTGTTGGAAAAGGGCCACCACAGAGAAT GCAGTTGCAATAGTGATTGGTGCTTTCTTTGTGAATTTGAAGCTCATGTTGAAAGAACAAGGTCAAGTTCTCAGGCATTTTCTCCGACCAGTATTCTTTCCCGTTTGTCTAATATTAGTGGTACTTTGGGTTGTGGAAGTCAAGAAGATGCTCATGAGTTCATGAG ATTATGCATTGATGCTATGCAATCTGTTTGCCTTGATGAATTTGGTGGAGAGAAGGCCGTCCCTCCTAAGCTTCAGGAAACAACTCTTATTCAACACATTTTTGGTGGCCGGCTTCAATCCGAG GTGTTTTGCACAAAATGCGAAAATATTTCAAAACAGTATGAAAATATGATGGATTTGACTGTTGAAATTCATGGAGATGCTGCCTCCTTAGAAGAATGTCTAGACCAGTTTACAGCCAAGGAGTGGCTCCATGGAGAAAATATGTATAAATGTGATGG GTGCAAAGACTATGTTAAGGCGTGGAAGCGTCTCACTGTGAATCGTGCCCCAAATATTCTTACAATTGCCTTAAAAAGATTTCAG AGTGGCAGGTTTGGAAAACTTAACAAGAGAATATCATTCCCAGAGACTTTAAATCTTAGCCCCTACATGAGTGAAGCTGGAGATGGATCTGACATTTACAAGCTATATGCTGTTGTAGTCCATATTGATATGCTAAATGCTTCATTCTTCGGCCACTACATCTGCTACATCAAGGATTTCAATGGAAACTGGTATAGGATTGATGATTGGAAG GTCACGAAGGTGGACATGGAGGAGGTACTTTCTCAAGGTGCATACATGCTATTGTATAACAG GTCTAGTGCTCAACCATCCAGCCTTCAAATTCAAGCAACGGAATCATCAGAACCAGCACCAGCGCAAACGGTTAAGGTGGAACGAGAGCAAGGTCCAAATGAACTAGTTGAATGCCTCTCAAATATGAATGCTCAGGCTGCGACTTGCAATGGAGCTCGCGAGGTTTCTCCATCTTATAGTAGTCCAGAACCGAAGGTCTCTGGCAACAAATATGAGCCTCTGTCTGGAATGAACGCTGATGCCAAAGGAGAGCATTCTGAGGATGTCGATATTAGTGATGCTGAGCCAACCGATGTTACAAATATTTCCAGTAGTAAAGTTGAATCATCCGACATACCTATTTCTCCAGCCGACAAAGATTCGCGGAACGTAGACATGGACCAATCCCAAGCGAAGACCTCTGGCTGCACAGAAAAGAAAGACGACACTCATACAGTTAGGTCTGGCCCCTCTCCAGTTTCGCCAACCAATTTTGCTGTTTCAATGGGTCGTCAAAACATGGGAGAGAACTTGGAACATAATACAGAAGTGGTTAAATGCAAGTTAACAACAAAAGATAATGCATACTGTGCCAATGGCAATGGCAATGGCTATGCCAGTGCGAACAAATCCATTACTGCAGTTGAGGATGCCGAAACTGACCAAGGAAATGAAGCTAACAAAGTAGGAATAAAAGGGGACAAGTTAATAATGTag
- the LOC107648534 gene encoding F-box only protein 13-like isoform X1, translated as MRKVLIFCMFVNYLLDVCFRDFGLMERGLKRKLPQNNFSMDELNEDLLERILSWLPTSAFFRLNSVSKRWKSAANSASFKLACSRIPSRDPWFLMVAPNLKQSVVFNSAENSWKRLNYPCHLREDSDQGCMPVAASGGLVCYRKSSGNFIVCNPVTGSCSELPPLHFASENHQSLNAVVMSSTTSNGQQSYKIVLVLGEIPNLFLKFYNSSSGCWEDESALKKNVDDSSMDCDSTDANVVYFLSTTGTVVASNMQRSPSKQYSSVITNKDGWETVYFLSSSGTVVACNLADKSFFEYPRLLPVFSEYSIDIAVCNGELVVVLLSEFLESASLRVWKYDEANRRWQQIVVMPAAMSHEWYGRKVDINCVGAGDRIFICLNSPETCTYIVCDLVTNTWVELPKCCINGEVMEFMSAFSFEPRIEAAV; from the exons ATGAGAAAAGTTTTGATCTTTTGCATGTTTGTTAATTATCTTCTGGATG TTTGTTTTCGAGATTTCGGGTTAATGGAACGTGGTTTGAAGAGAAAGTTACCACAAAATAACTTTTCTATGGATGAACTCAATGAAGATCTCTTGGAAAGGATACTTTCATGGCTCCCAACTTCAGCATTCTTTCGCCTCAATTCTGTCAGCAAAAGATGGAAATCTGCTGCTAATTCTGCGAGTTTCAAGCTCGCCTGCTCGCGAATTCCTTCCCGGGATCCTTGGTTCTTGATGGTTGCCCCAAACCTCAAGCAATCTGTTGTGTTTAACTCTGCTGAAAACAGTTGGAAAAGGCTCAATTATCCGTGCCATCTTCGCGAAGATTCCGACCAAGGTTGCATGCCAGTTGCAGCCTCTGGTGGCCTAGTTTGCTACCGGAAATCGTCCGGAAATTTCATCGTGTGCAATCCGGTGACAGGGTCTTGTAGTGAACTCCCTCCATTGCATTTTGCCTCAGAAAATCATCAATCTCTCAATGCTGTTGTGATGAGTAGTACAACTTCAAATGGCCAACAATCCTACAAGATTGTGTTGGTTCTTGGTGAAATTCCAAATCTTTTCCTTAAATTCTACAATTCAAGCTCTGGTTGTTGGGAAGATGAGTCTGCACTGAAGAAGAATGTTGATGATAGTTCAATGGATTGTGATTCGACCGATGCCAATGTTGTTTACTTCCTTAGCACAACAGGAACTGTGGTTGCTAGTAACATGCAGAGAAGCCCATCGAAGCAATATTCATCGGTTATTACTAACAAAGACGGCTGGGAGACAGTCTACTTCCTTAGCTCGTCCGGGACAGTAGTAGCTTGTAATTTGGCAGACAAATCCTTCTTTGAGTATCCCAGGTTGTTGCCTGTTTTCAGCGAGTATTCTATTGATATTGCAGTGTGTAATGGTGAACTGGTAGTTGTTCTGCTATCAGAATTCTTGGAGAGTGCTAGTCTTAGGGTGTGGAAATACGACGAGGCTAACCGGCGCTGGCAACAGATTGTAGTGATGCCAGCAGCTATGTCTCATGAGTGGTATGGAAGGAAGGTGGATATTAACTGCGTCGGAGCAGGCGATCGGATATTTATATGCTTGAACTCTCCTGAGACTTGCACTTATATAGTGTGTGATTTGGTGACCAACACTTGGGTTGAATTGCCAAAATGTTGCATTAATGGTGAAGTCATGGAATTCATGTCTGCATTTTCATTTGAGCCTAGGATAGAGGCTGCTGTATGA
- the LOC107648534 gene encoding F-box only protein 13-like isoform X2 — translation MERGLKRKLPQNNFSMDELNEDLLERILSWLPTSAFFRLNSVSKRWKSAANSASFKLACSRIPSRDPWFLMVAPNLKQSVVFNSAENSWKRLNYPCHLREDSDQGCMPVAASGGLVCYRKSSGNFIVCNPVTGSCSELPPLHFASENHQSLNAVVMSSTTSNGQQSYKIVLVLGEIPNLFLKFYNSSSGCWEDESALKKNVDDSSMDCDSTDANVVYFLSTTGTVVASNMQRSPSKQYSSVITNKDGWETVYFLSSSGTVVACNLADKSFFEYPRLLPVFSEYSIDIAVCNGELVVVLLSEFLESASLRVWKYDEANRRWQQIVVMPAAMSHEWYGRKVDINCVGAGDRIFICLNSPETCTYIVCDLVTNTWVELPKCCINGEVMEFMSAFSFEPRIEAAV, via the coding sequence ATGGAACGTGGTTTGAAGAGAAAGTTACCACAAAATAACTTTTCTATGGATGAACTCAATGAAGATCTCTTGGAAAGGATACTTTCATGGCTCCCAACTTCAGCATTCTTTCGCCTCAATTCTGTCAGCAAAAGATGGAAATCTGCTGCTAATTCTGCGAGTTTCAAGCTCGCCTGCTCGCGAATTCCTTCCCGGGATCCTTGGTTCTTGATGGTTGCCCCAAACCTCAAGCAATCTGTTGTGTTTAACTCTGCTGAAAACAGTTGGAAAAGGCTCAATTATCCGTGCCATCTTCGCGAAGATTCCGACCAAGGTTGCATGCCAGTTGCAGCCTCTGGTGGCCTAGTTTGCTACCGGAAATCGTCCGGAAATTTCATCGTGTGCAATCCGGTGACAGGGTCTTGTAGTGAACTCCCTCCATTGCATTTTGCCTCAGAAAATCATCAATCTCTCAATGCTGTTGTGATGAGTAGTACAACTTCAAATGGCCAACAATCCTACAAGATTGTGTTGGTTCTTGGTGAAATTCCAAATCTTTTCCTTAAATTCTACAATTCAAGCTCTGGTTGTTGGGAAGATGAGTCTGCACTGAAGAAGAATGTTGATGATAGTTCAATGGATTGTGATTCGACCGATGCCAATGTTGTTTACTTCCTTAGCACAACAGGAACTGTGGTTGCTAGTAACATGCAGAGAAGCCCATCGAAGCAATATTCATCGGTTATTACTAACAAAGACGGCTGGGAGACAGTCTACTTCCTTAGCTCGTCCGGGACAGTAGTAGCTTGTAATTTGGCAGACAAATCCTTCTTTGAGTATCCCAGGTTGTTGCCTGTTTTCAGCGAGTATTCTATTGATATTGCAGTGTGTAATGGTGAACTGGTAGTTGTTCTGCTATCAGAATTCTTGGAGAGTGCTAGTCTTAGGGTGTGGAAATACGACGAGGCTAACCGGCGCTGGCAACAGATTGTAGTGATGCCAGCAGCTATGTCTCATGAGTGGTATGGAAGGAAGGTGGATATTAACTGCGTCGGAGCAGGCGATCGGATATTTATATGCTTGAACTCTCCTGAGACTTGCACTTATATAGTGTGTGATTTGGTGACCAACACTTGGGTTGAATTGCCAAAATGTTGCATTAATGGTGAAGTCATGGAATTCATGTCTGCATTTTCATTTGAGCCTAGGATAGAGGCTGCTGTATGA
- the LOC107605460 gene encoding E3 ubiquitin-protein ligase AIP2-like: MESEDSVRLELEELQKQLGKKQRFESAVSSLKSMLQSKYLSASPSLRKSFYSVICRVATVLKTRYTAPGFWNAGLGLFEQAQLLVTEPSEKEHLKTCIAQAREHLHLEDNPSQTSQPAAQNNTNGGYLFEGHLTVDPEPPQPQWLVQSNLLSTAATLFAAESSQGSAATDTTPENAANVLQELINRLEEVMPLMIEDGPVAPRAPPASKEVVARLPVITLTEEILAKLGKDAECAICRENLAVDDKMQELPCRHTFHPPCLKPWLDEHNSCPICRYELQTDDHAYESWKEREKEAEEERKGAENAVRGGEYMYV; encoded by the exons ATGGAATCGGAGGATTCGGTGAGACTAGAATTGGAAGAATTGCAGAAGCAATTGGGGAAGAAGCAAAGATTCGAAAGCGCTGTTTCCTCTCTCAAATCCATGCTTCAGAGCAAATATCTATCAGCTTCTCCATCTCTTCGTAAATCT TTTTATTCGGTTATATGCCGAGTTGCTACCGTGTTGAAGACTAGATATACGGCACCGGGTTTCTGGAATGCTGGCCTAGGCCTGTTTGAGCAGGCTCAATTACTTGTTACTGAGCCTTCTGAGAAGGAGCACTTGAAGACTTGCATTGCTCAGGCCAGGGAACACTTGCATTTAGAAGATAACCCATCACAAACCTCGCAGCCTGCAGCGCAGAATAATACGAATGGAG GATATCTTTTCGAGGGGCATCTTACTGTAGATCCCGAACCTCCTCAGCCTCAATGGTTGGTGCAGTCAAACCTCTTGTCAACTGCTGCTACTTTGTTTGCTGCTGAATCCTCTCAAGGTTCGGCAGCGACCGATACCACACCAGAGAATGCAGCTAATGTGCTTCAAGAGCTTATAAATAGATTGGAAGAAGTCATGCCCCTG ATGATTGAAGATGGTCCTGTGGCTCCAAGGGCCCCTCCTGCCAGTAAAGAAGTCGTGGCGAGACTTCCTGTCATTACTCTCACAGAGGAAATACTGGCTAAGCTGGGGAAAGATGCAGAGTGTGCAATTTGCAGGGAGAACCTGGCTGTAGATGACAAAATGCAAGAGTTACCTTGCAGGCACACTTTCCATCCACCGTGTCTAAAACCATGGCTG GATGAACACAATTCTTGTCCGATATGCCGGTATGAGCTGCAAACTGATGATCATGCCTATGAGAGCTGGAAGGAAAGGGAAAAGGAAGCTGAGGAGGAGAGGAAAGGTGCTGAAAATGCCGTTAGAGGTGGTGAATATATGTATGTCTAG